One window from the genome of Rhodopseudomonas sp. P2A-2r encodes:
- a CDS encoding TetR/AcrR family transcriptional regulator, which produces MSVREAARRSGVSPGAPFRHFPTRNALMTAVAEEAQRLFRAELAEAIADTPTTDPLARFRALGLAYLRWAIQNPAHFEVISSGKYFTHDQSAEVSADNGELVGMTGRLLAEAAGQGQLRDADLRAIEIAGRAMVYGFARMNIDGHFPRWGIAEAEAGAMAEAILAVFIDGIAKREAAGGPIPQ; this is translated from the coding sequence GTGAGCGTGCGCGAGGCCGCCCGCCGCTCGGGGGTGTCGCCGGGCGCGCCGTTCCGCCACTTCCCCACCCGCAATGCCTTGATGACGGCCGTCGCCGAGGAGGCGCAGCGGCTGTTCCGCGCAGAACTCGCGGAGGCGATCGCCGATACCCCCACCACCGATCCGCTGGCGCGGTTTCGTGCCCTCGGCCTGGCTTACCTGCGTTGGGCGATCCAAAATCCCGCGCACTTCGAAGTCATCTCCAGCGGCAAGTATTTCACCCACGACCAATCTGCGGAGGTCAGCGCCGACAACGGCGAACTGGTCGGCATGACCGGCCGTCTGCTGGCGGAGGCGGCGGGGCAGGGCCAGCTTCGCGACGCCGATCTGCGGGCGATCGAGATCGCCGGTCGGGCCATGGTGTACGGTTTCGCCCGCATGAATATCGATGGTCATTTTCCGCGCTGGGGCATCGCCGAGGCCGAAGCCGGGGCGATGGCGGAGGCCATTCTCGCGGTGTTCATCGATGGCATCGCCAAGCGGGAGGCGGCGGGCGGGCCCATTCCGCAATAA
- a CDS encoding sulfatase-like hydrolase/transferase — MAAPLNPVPSTTTAAAASMGVWRPLAVAVPHLGAMLVMFQTETDLGSRLGFVLGWGILNFFWIALLRRPALSGALSLTLVVILVLLSRLKHDVVQMTANFVDLMVIDRDTAAFLFTIFPNLRWSAIGAAALTLPLMYALWWLDPFRIRRLPAVAAMLTCLAAMVGYAFVWPDEAWRGYYDDGYLSKFARSGVTAVSDFVSYGFMESDAVATDRLKMPLVDACHPAARRPHIIMIHDESSFDIRDAAEVKTPAGYGNHFKSFDGKARKFLAESNGGPSWYTEYNVLAGLSARSFGRFSYFVTRIASGRVERGLPLALRRCGYNTTALYPAIGGFMSARNFQLTTGMQNFFDADDLGAKAVEPDSFFYDKAVQKLAQQDPATPQFMFVYLAANHFPWETKFRPDLTPGWRAPGNEPVVDEYLRRQAMSADNYGAFITRLKKQFPAQPFLIVRYGDHQPEFSPHVLDPKLDEAGVGKKLMAYDPRYYATYYAIDAVNFEPVKSPTAMDTVDGPYLPLVIQEAAGIPLDPSFEEQKKIMLRCGGMFYACRDGAEARRFNRLLIDAGMIKNL; from the coding sequence ATGGCGGCTCCGCTCAATCCAGTGCCCTCCACGACCACAGCTGCCGCCGCCTCTATGGGGGTGTGGCGCCCGCTTGCCGTGGCAGTGCCGCATCTCGGCGCGATGCTGGTCATGTTCCAGACCGAGACCGATCTCGGCTCGCGGCTCGGCTTCGTGCTGGGCTGGGGCATCCTCAACTTCTTCTGGATCGCGCTGCTGCGCCGCCCGGCGCTGTCCGGCGCGCTGTCGCTGACGCTGGTGGTCATCCTGGTGCTGCTGTCGCGGCTGAAGCACGACGTGGTGCAGATGACCGCCAACTTCGTCGACCTGATGGTGATCGACCGCGACACCGCGGCCTTCCTGTTCACCATCTTCCCGAACCTGCGCTGGTCGGCCATCGGGGCGGCGGCACTGACCCTGCCGCTGATGTATGCGCTGTGGTGGCTGGATCCGTTCCGCATCCGCCGGCTGCCGGCGGTGGCGGCGATGCTGACCTGCCTGGCCGCCATGGTCGGCTATGCCTTCGTCTGGCCCGACGAAGCCTGGCGCGGTTATTACGACGATGGCTATCTCTCGAAGTTCGCCCGCTCCGGCGTCACTGCGGTGTCCGACTTCGTCAGTTACGGTTTCATGGAATCCGACGCCGTCGCCACCGACCGGCTGAAAATGCCGCTGGTGGATGCCTGCCATCCCGCGGCGCGGCGGCCGCACATCATCATGATCCATGACGAGTCGTCGTTCGACATTCGCGACGCGGCCGAGGTGAAGACCCCGGCCGGCTACGGCAATCACTTCAAGTCGTTCGACGGCAAGGCGCGCAAGTTCCTTGCCGAGAGCAATGGCGGACCGAGTTGGTACACCGAGTACAACGTGCTGGCCGGCCTGTCGGCGCGGTCGTTCGGCCGCTTCTCCTATTTCGTCACGCGGATCGCATCGGGGCGCGTCGAGCGCGGCCTGCCGCTGGCGCTGCGCCGCTGCGGCTACAACACCACGGCGCTGTATCCGGCGATCGGCGGCTTCATGAGCGCGCGCAATTTCCAGCTCACCACCGGCATGCAGAATTTCTTCGATGCCGACGATCTCGGCGCCAAGGCGGTGGAGCCCGACAGCTTCTTCTACGACAAGGCGGTGCAGAAGCTGGCGCAGCAGGATCCGGCGACGCCGCAATTCATGTTCGTCTATCTCGCCGCCAATCACTTTCCGTGGGAGACGAAGTTTCGGCCGGACCTGACGCCGGGCTGGCGCGCGCCCGGCAACGAGCCGGTGGTGGATGAATATCTGCGCCGCCAGGCCATGAGCGCGGACAATTACGGCGCCTTCATCACGCGGCTGAAGAAGCAGTTTCCGGCGCAGCCGTTCCTGATCGTGCGCTACGGCGACCACCAGCCGGAATTCTCGCCGCATGTGCTGGACCCCAAGCTCGACGAGGCCGGCGTGGGCAAGAAGCTGATGGCCTACGATCCGCGCTACTACGCGACCTACTACGCCATCGACGCCGTGAATTTCGAGCCGGTGAAGAGCCCGACCGCCATGGACACCGTCGACGGTCCCTATCTGCCGCTGGTGATCCAGGAAGCCGCCGGCATCCCGCTCGATCCGTCGTTCGAAGAGCAGAAGAAGATCATGTTGCGCTGTGGCGGCATGTTCTATGCGTGCCGCGACGGCGCCGAGGCGCGGCGCTTCAACCGCTTGCTGATCGACGCCGGGATGATCAAGAATTTGTAG
- a CDS encoding TSUP family transporter — protein MLTGLVTVGTGVFVVPAVPYLQALGLSRAMLVQALGLSFLTSTIALAPAIAATGDMSPEIAGASLIALAPALGGMFLGQALRNKIGPAVFRRAFFGGLLLLGCYLATKPLL, from the coding sequence GTGCTGACCGGGCTGGTCACGGTGGGCACCGGCGTCTTCGTGGTCCCCGCAGTGCCCTATCTGCAGGCGCTCGGTCTGTCGCGCGCCATGCTGGTGCAGGCGCTGGGCCTGTCGTTCCTGACCTCGACCATCGCGCTGGCGCCGGCGATCGCCGCCACCGGCGACATGTCGCCCGAGATAGCAGGCGCATCGCTGATCGCTTTGGCGCCCGCGCTCGGCGGCATGTTTCTCGGCCAGGCGTTGCGCAACAAAATAGGCCCGGCAGTGTTCCGCCGGGCCTTCTTTGGTGGGCTCTTGCTGCTCGGTTGCTATCTGGCGACCAAGCCGTTGCTGTAA
- a CDS encoding SDR family NAD(P)-dependent oxidoreductase has translation MRSVVITGASTGIGHASAKLLIERGFRVFGSVRKPTDAARLQAEFGANFVPLLFDVTDEAAVNAAAAVVRAELEGTTLAGLVNNAGIAVSGPLLELPVADFRRQIEVNVMGPVISTKAFAPLLGADPALTGPRGRIVMISSVAGTNGNPLMSPYSTSKHALEGLSESLRREFMLFGIDVIVIAPGAVKTPIWDKAEDIDMARWAKSPFLPVLERLRGAMKTLAATGLPAETIATLVYDALTLPKPPVRTQISPEPFRMLMMRILPKRLLDGIIAKRLGLLPRAEG, from the coding sequence ATGCGATCTGTCGTCATCACCGGCGCTTCCACCGGCATCGGCCATGCCAGCGCGAAGCTGCTCATCGAACGCGGGTTTCGGGTGTTCGGCAGCGTCCGCAAGCCGACCGATGCCGCGCGGCTGCAGGCCGAGTTCGGCGCCAATTTCGTGCCGCTGCTGTTCGATGTCACCGACGAGGCGGCGGTGAATGCCGCCGCCGCCGTGGTGCGCGCCGAACTGGAGGGCACGACGCTAGCCGGCCTCGTCAACAATGCCGGCATCGCGGTGTCCGGCCCCTTGCTCGAACTGCCGGTGGCCGACTTCCGCCGCCAGATCGAGGTCAATGTGATGGGCCCGGTGATATCAACCAAGGCGTTCGCGCCGCTGCTCGGCGCCGATCCCGCCCTGACCGGGCCGCGCGGCCGCATCGTAATGATCAGTTCGGTGGCCGGCACCAACGGCAATCCGCTGATGTCGCCCTACAGCACCTCGAAACACGCGCTGGAGGGCCTGTCGGAAAGCCTGCGCCGGGAATTCATGCTGTTCGGCATCGACGTCATTGTCATCGCGCCCGGGGCGGTGAAGACGCCGATCTGGGACAAGGCCGAGGACATCGACATGGCCCGCTGGGCAAAATCGCCGTTCCTCCCCGTGCTGGAGCGGCTGCGCGGCGCCATGAAGACGCTGGCGGCCACTGGCCTGCCTGCCGAGACCATCGCCACGCTTGTGTACGACGCGCTGACGCTGCCGAAGCCGCCCGTGCGCACCCAGATCTCGCCGGAGCCGTTCCGCATGCTGATGATGCGGATCCTGCCGAAGCGGCTGCTCGACGGCATCATCGCCAAGCGGCTGGGACTGCTTCCCCGGGCTGAGGGCTAG
- a CDS encoding cupin domain-containing protein, whose product MKRIVAILSIGAAFAAGVAVDQLVLPAFAAENITAQVIHVPEMTGDALGPASPTGFRSKTFMAADGATISIQDGNVPKHMHPNTNEIQYILEGTGTIWLGDKEVTVKAGDLVIIPKGTAHAGTKPDGRPFKSIAIKTPPQAPDDTKMLN is encoded by the coding sequence ATGAAGCGAATCGTTGCCATCTTGTCCATCGGCGCGGCCTTTGCAGCCGGCGTTGCCGTCGATCAACTGGTGCTGCCGGCCTTTGCTGCCGAGAACATCACGGCGCAGGTCATCCACGTCCCCGAAATGACAGGCGATGCGCTTGGCCCCGCCTCGCCGACGGGCTTCCGCTCCAAGACGTTTATGGCTGCGGACGGCGCCACTATCTCGATCCAGGACGGCAACGTGCCCAAGCACATGCATCCCAACACCAACGAGATCCAGTACATCCTCGAAGGCACCGGCACGATCTGGCTCGGCGACAAGGAAGTGACGGTCAAGGCCGGCGACCTGGTGATAATCCCCAAGGGCACCGCCCATGCCGGCACCAAGCCCGACGGCCGCCCCTTCAAGTCGATCGCCATCAAGACGCCGCCGCAGGCGCCGGATGACACCAAGATGCTGAATTGA
- a CDS encoding ABC transporter permease/substrate-binding protein, translated as MSLFTDPRWSEALGHLPDYLGNHVRVSVTALALGLLVSLPLAIIARHRPFLRGALLGVASVVQTVPGLALLALFYPLLLALAALSLQWFGAGFSAFGFLPSVLALALYSMLPVLRNTITGLDGVDPALTEAAEGVGMTPRQSLFMVELPLALPVMMAGIRTSAVWVIGTATLSTPIGQTSLGNYIFAGLQTQNWVFVLFGCFAAALLALAVDQLLSLIETGIRLRSRVRAALGTIGIAALVAATLAPALGRAQSTYIVGAKTFTEQYVLGALMAQRLQAAGLSSGTRQGLGSNVIYDALASNDIDVYVDYSGTLWANQFHRTEILPRDKLLAELKATLAKSNITLLGELGFANAYALVMPRSKAETLGIRTVADLAARSSAMTIAGDYEFFSRPEWAGLQKAYGLAFRAQRTMQPDFMYAAVASGEVDAIAGYTSDGLIAKYDLVVLDDPKAAIPPYDAILLLSPKRAGDERLKAALQPLLGRIDIATMREANLRAAGGDGASSPEAVARWLWEKVGKK; from the coding sequence ATGAGCCTGTTCACCGATCCACGCTGGAGCGAGGCGCTCGGCCATCTGCCAGACTATCTCGGCAACCACGTCCGCGTCAGCGTCACCGCGCTGGCGCTCGGCCTCCTCGTCAGCCTGCCGCTGGCGATCATCGCGCGCCACCGGCCATTTTTGCGCGGCGCCCTGCTCGGCGTCGCCAGTGTGGTGCAGACGGTGCCGGGGCTGGCGCTGCTGGCGCTATTCTATCCACTGCTGCTGGCGCTGGCGGCGCTCTCGCTGCAATGGTTCGGAGCCGGCTTCTCGGCGTTCGGCTTCCTGCCCTCGGTACTGGCGCTGGCGCTGTATTCGATGCTGCCGGTGCTGCGCAACACCATCACCGGGCTCGACGGCGTCGATCCCGCCCTGACCGAAGCCGCTGAGGGCGTCGGCATGACGCCGCGCCAATCGCTGTTCATGGTCGAACTGCCGCTGGCGTTGCCGGTGATGATGGCCGGCATCCGCACCTCCGCGGTGTGGGTGATCGGCACCGCGACTTTGTCGACGCCGATCGGCCAGACCAGCCTCGGCAACTACATCTTTGCCGGACTCCAGACGCAGAACTGGGTGTTCGTGCTGTTCGGCTGCTTCGCCGCGGCCTTGCTGGCGCTGGCCGTCGATCAACTGCTGTCGCTGATCGAGACCGGCATCAGGCTGCGCAGCCGCGTCCGCGCGGCGCTCGGCACCATCGGTATCGCAGCCCTCGTGGCCGCCACACTGGCGCCTGCACTGGGCCGCGCCCAATCCACCTACATTGTCGGCGCCAAGACCTTCACCGAGCAATATGTGCTGGGCGCGCTGATGGCGCAGCGGCTGCAGGCCGCCGGGCTCTCCTCGGGCACGCGGCAGGGCCTCGGCTCCAACGTGATCTATGACGCGCTGGCCTCAAACGACATCGACGTCTACGTCGACTATTCCGGCACGCTATGGGCCAACCAGTTTCACCGCACCGAGATTCTGCCGCGCGACAAACTGCTCGCCGAGCTGAAGGCCACGCTGGCAAAGAGCAACATCACTTTGCTCGGCGAACTCGGCTTCGCCAATGCCTATGCGCTGGTGATGCCGCGCAGCAAGGCCGAGACGCTGGGCATCAGGACCGTCGCCGATCTCGCCGCGCGGTCATCGGCCATGACCATCGCCGGCGACTATGAATTCTTCTCGCGGCCGGAATGGGCGGGATTGCAGAAGGCCTACGGTTTGGCGTTCCGGGCGCAGCGAACCATGCAGCCCGATTTCATGTATGCGGCCGTTGCCTCCGGCGAGGTCGACGCCATCGCTGGCTACACCAGCGACGGGCTGATCGCCAAATACGATCTGGTGGTGCTCGACGATCCCAAGGCCGCGATCCCGCCCTATGACGCGATCCTGCTGCTGTCGCCGAAACGCGCCGGCGATGAACGATTGAAGGCCGCGCTGCAGCCGCTGCTCGGCCGCATCGACATCGCCACCATGCGCGAAGCCAATCTGCGCGCGGCGGGCGGTGATGGCGCCAGTTCGCCGGAAGCAGTGGCAAGGTGGCTGTGGGAGAAGGTGGGAAAGAAGTAG
- a CDS encoding ATP-binding cassette domain-containing protein — protein sequence MTPLISFTALEKSFDGGRIKAVDNVTLDVAEGEFLAIVGGSGSGKTTLLRLANRLIDADRGRVTVAGEDVTSVDPISLRRRIGYVFQSGGLFPHMNVAGNIGITPRLLGTPADAIAARVDELLDLMRLDRAQHRDRFPHELSGGQRQRVGVARALAARPRIVLMDEPFGALDPLTRDALGDDYRALHDKLGLTTVMITHDMTEAILLADRVAVMRSGKLLAEGTPADLSGSTDAYVGELMRTPRRQAERLAALLGTGAA from the coding sequence ATGACGCCCCTCATCAGCTTCACCGCCTTGGAAAAAAGCTTCGACGGCGGGCGCATCAAGGCCGTCGACAACGTCACGCTGGATGTCGCCGAGGGCGAGTTCCTGGCGATCGTCGGCGGCTCCGGCTCCGGCAAGACCACCCTGCTCCGGCTGGCCAACCGGCTGATCGACGCCGACCGCGGCCGCGTCACCGTTGCCGGAGAAGACGTCACATCCGTCGATCCGATCAGCCTGCGTCGCCGCATCGGCTACGTGTTCCAGAGCGGCGGGCTGTTTCCGCATATGAACGTCGCCGGCAATATCGGCATCACGCCAAGACTGCTGGGTACGCCCGCCGACGCGATCGCCGCACGCGTCGACGAACTGCTCGATCTGATGCGCCTCGACCGCGCGCAACATCGCGACCGCTTCCCGCATGAACTGTCCGGCGGCCAGCGTCAGCGCGTCGGCGTCGCCCGCGCGCTCGCCGCACGCCCACGGATCGTGCTGATGGACGAACCCTTTGGCGCGCTCGATCCGCTGACCCGCGACGCGCTGGGCGATGACTATCGCGCGCTGCACGACAAGCTCGGCCTCACCACCGTCATGATCACCCATGACATGACCGAGGCGATCCTGCTCGCTGACCGCGTCGCGGTGATGCGCAGCGGCAAGCTGCTGGCCGAAGGCACGCCAGCCGATCTCTCCGGCAGCACCGACGCTTACGTCGGCGAGCTGATGCGCACGCCGCGCCGCCAGGCCGAACGGTTGGCGGCGCTGCTCGGAACGGGCGCCGCATGA
- a CDS encoding sulfite exporter TauE/SafE family protein, whose product MTFDISIWIICGAVLLLAGFVKGVIGLGLPTISVGLLGLIMTPLQAAALLVIPNLVTNIWQLAIGEPVMALVRRLWPTLAGIVLGTLFGALALPAGTSRWAVIALGIILAVYALIGLSAVHLQVSPVAERWAGPWSAC is encoded by the coding sequence ATGACCTTCGACATCAGCATCTGGATCATCTGCGGCGCCGTGTTGCTCCTCGCCGGCTTCGTCAAGGGCGTGATCGGACTTGGATTGCCGACGATCTCGGTCGGGCTGCTCGGCCTCATCATGACGCCGTTGCAGGCCGCAGCGTTGCTGGTGATCCCGAACCTCGTCACCAACATCTGGCAGCTGGCCATCGGCGAGCCGGTGATGGCCCTGGTCAGGCGTCTGTGGCCGACGCTCGCCGGCATTGTGCTGGGAACGCTGTTCGGCGCGCTGGCACTGCCCGCCGGGACCTCGCGCTGGGCCGTCATCGCGCTCGGCATCATCCTGGCGGTCTATGCGCTGATCGGCCTGTCGGCCGTGCACCTGCAGGTGTCGCCTGTCGCGGAGCGCTGGGCCGGCCCCTGGTCGGCGTGCTGA
- a CDS encoding ABC transporter permease, which produces MSRSMLLLCQLLVAVVFFGLWQLLTSVPVFGRVLLPPFFFSNPVDVFNQIVAWFASGVIWKHLGITLLESMLAFVIGSTLGVLVGFWFARQPRVAAIFDPYVKMANALPRVVLAPIFALWLGLGIWSKVALGVTLVFFIVFFNVYQGVKEVSATVLNNGRMLGMSERQLMRHVFWPSALSWMFSSLHTSVGFAVVGAVVGEYLGSAAGLGYLIQQAEGVFDVAGVFAGMFVLSAFVILIDLGVTVVEKRLLVWKPDAAEGRG; this is translated from the coding sequence ATGAGCCGTTCGATGCTGCTGCTGTGCCAGCTTCTCGTCGCCGTGGTGTTCTTCGGCCTGTGGCAATTGCTGACCAGCGTGCCGGTGTTCGGCCGCGTGCTGCTGCCGCCGTTCTTCTTCTCCAACCCGGTGGATGTCTTCAATCAGATCGTCGCCTGGTTCGCCTCCGGCGTGATCTGGAAGCATCTCGGCATCACGCTGCTGGAATCGATGCTGGCGTTCGTGATCGGCTCGACGCTGGGCGTGCTCGTGGGCTTCTGGTTCGCGCGCCAGCCGCGGGTCGCCGCCATCTTCGATCCCTACGTGAAAATGGCCAATGCGCTGCCGCGCGTGGTGCTGGCGCCGATCTTTGCGCTGTGGCTCGGGCTCGGCATCTGGTCCAAGGTGGCGCTCGGCGTCACGCTGGTGTTCTTCATCGTGTTCTTCAACGTCTACCAGGGCGTCAAGGAAGTCTCCGCCACGGTGCTCAACAATGGCCGCATGCTTGGCATGAGCGAACGCCAGTTGATGCGCCACGTCTTCTGGCCGTCGGCGCTGTCATGGATGTTCTCGTCGCTGCACACTTCGGTGGGCTTTGCGGTGGTGGGCGCGGTGGTCGGCGAATATCTCGGCTCCGCCGCCGGTCTCGGCTACCTGATCCAGCAGGCCGAGGGGGTGTTCGACGTTGCCGGCGTGTTTGCCGGCATGTTCGTGCTGTCGGCCTTCGTCATCCTGATCGATCTCGGGGTGACGGTGGTGGAAAAGCGCCTGCTGGTGTGGAAGCCGGATGCGGCGGAGGGCCGCGGCTAG
- a CDS encoding TetR/AcrR family transcriptional regulator, giving the protein MARPREFDEAEVLDAAIQCFWTHGYEATSVRELAGSMGLTGASLYNAFGDKRALYRKSLDRYVAQSFGDRVARFEHHLPPRQAIAAFFEEIITRSLDDRKRKGCMLVNSAIEIAPHDRTLGREIAGVLVRIEQFFLRCARAGQADGTVTQSQTAEDLARLLLSTLLGIRVLARARPDPELLRGVLRPVSAILDQP; this is encoded by the coding sequence ATGGCGAGACCGCGGGAGTTCGACGAGGCTGAAGTGCTCGACGCGGCGATCCAGTGTTTCTGGACGCATGGCTACGAGGCCACCTCGGTGCGCGAACTGGCGGGGTCGATGGGACTGACCGGCGCCAGCCTCTACAACGCCTTCGGCGACAAGCGCGCGCTGTATCGCAAATCGCTCGATCGCTATGTCGCGCAGAGCTTCGGCGACCGCGTCGCGCGATTTGAGCATCATCTGCCGCCCAGGCAGGCGATCGCCGCGTTCTTCGAGGAGATCATCACCCGATCGCTGGACGACCGCAAACGCAAGGGCTGCATGCTGGTCAATTCGGCCATCGAGATCGCGCCGCACGACCGGACGCTGGGGCGTGAGATTGCCGGCGTGCTGGTGCGGATCGAGCAGTTCTTCCTGCGTTGCGCCCGCGCCGGTCAGGCCGACGGCACCGTCACCCAGTCGCAGACTGCCGAGGATCTGGCGAGGCTGCTGCTCAGCACCCTGCTCGGCATTCGCGTTCTGGCGCGGGCGCGGCCGGACCCGGAGTTGTTGCGCGGCGTCTTGCGGCCGGTGTCGGCGATCCTCGACCAGCCCTAG
- the ilvC gene encoding ketol-acid reductoisomerase, with protein MRVYYDRDADLNLIKGKKVCIVGYGSQGHAHALNLKDSGVKDVAIALRKGSTSAQKAEAAGFKVMEVAEAAKWADIMMMLTPDELQGDIYREHMHDNMKNGAALVFAHGLNVHFNLLDPRADLDVLMIAPKGPGHTVRSEYQRGGGVPCLIAIHKDASGNAHDLGLSYASAIGGGRAGIIETSFKEECETDLFGEQVVLCGGLVELIKGGFETLVEAGYAPEMAYFECLHEVKLIVDLIYEGGIANMNYSISNTAEYGEYVTGPRIVTSETKAEMKRVLEDIQAGKFARDWMLENKVNQTSFKATRAKMASHQIEEVGAKLRDMMPWIKKGALVDKTKN; from the coding sequence ATGCGAGTTTATTACGATCGCGACGCCGACCTGAACCTGATCAAGGGCAAGAAGGTCTGCATCGTCGGCTACGGCAGCCAGGGCCACGCCCACGCGCTGAACCTGAAGGATTCCGGCGTCAAGGACGTGGCGATCGCGCTGCGCAAGGGCTCGACCTCGGCGCAGAAGGCCGAGGCCGCCGGCTTCAAGGTGATGGAAGTCGCCGAGGCCGCCAAGTGGGCCGACATCATGATGATGCTGACCCCCGACGAATTGCAGGGCGACATCTATCGCGAGCACATGCACGACAACATGAAGAACGGCGCGGCGCTGGTGTTCGCCCACGGTCTCAACGTGCACTTCAACCTGCTCGATCCGCGCGCCGATCTCGACGTGCTGATGATCGCGCCGAAGGGCCCGGGCCACACCGTGCGTTCGGAATATCAGCGCGGCGGCGGCGTGCCCTGCCTGATCGCGATCCACAAGGATGCCTCGGGCAACGCCCATGACCTTGGCCTGTCCTACGCTTCCGCCATCGGCGGCGGTCGTGCGGGCATCATCGAGACCTCGTTCAAGGAGGAATGCGAGACCGACCTGTTCGGCGAGCAGGTGGTTCTGTGCGGCGGCCTGGTCGAACTGATCAAAGGCGGCTTCGAAACGCTGGTGGAAGCCGGCTACGCGCCGGAGATGGCGTACTTCGAGTGCCTGCACGAAGTGAAGCTGATCGTCGACCTGATCTATGAAGGCGGCATCGCCAACATGAACTACTCGATCTCCAACACCGCGGAATACGGCGAATACGTCACCGGCCCGCGCATCGTCACCTCGGAGACCAAGGCCGAGATGAAGCGCGTGCTCGAGGACATCCAGGCCGGCAAGTTCGCCCGCGACTGGATGCTCGAGAACAAGGTCAACCAGACCTCGTTCAAGGCGACCCGCGCCAAGATGGCCAGCCACCAGATCGAGGAAGTCGGCGCCAAGCTGCGCGACATGATGCCCTGGATCAAGAAGGGCGCTCTGGTCGACAAGACCAAGAACTAA
- a CDS encoding DMT family transporter → MSIDVLPAAPPERPVVSESRRRFAGFLWAALSVCIFSGWFVVTRFSVTHELRIWDIMALRFGIGGVLLLPFLVGRKAALPRGAWREGLLFAVLWGAPFVFLVGLGLQLTSAAQASAISPALMPVFAGLLAWPALREAPGRWRLTGYLVIVIGLAALVIGNARIHGWPDPYGIALLVGAGLTWAIYTLLFRSSGLTSLQAGALICFWSAVIYVPLYLWFGLSRLGSASLPELAFQLIYQGVLMSVVATIAFNRAVTLLGAAAATAIIALLPVIVTTLAVPVLGEIPSWLGALPSLSSRPACSWPRVRHRPTRHLRAAPFKARTDMIRFYFHTSPNTA, encoded by the coding sequence ATGAGTATCGACGTCCTACCGGCAGCGCCGCCGGAGCGCCCCGTCGTCTCCGAAAGCCGGCGGCGCTTCGCAGGATTTCTGTGGGCTGCATTGTCGGTGTGCATCTTCTCCGGGTGGTTCGTGGTGACGCGGTTCAGCGTGACCCATGAACTGCGGATCTGGGACATCATGGCGCTGCGGTTCGGAATCGGCGGCGTGCTGCTGCTGCCGTTTCTGGTCGGTCGAAAGGCTGCGTTGCCGCGGGGCGCATGGCGGGAAGGCCTGCTGTTCGCCGTGCTGTGGGGCGCGCCGTTTGTGTTCCTCGTCGGGCTCGGCCTGCAACTGACATCGGCGGCCCAGGCGTCGGCGATATCACCGGCGCTGATGCCGGTGTTCGCGGGATTGCTGGCATGGCCGGCGCTGCGGGAGGCGCCGGGCCGTTGGCGATTGACCGGCTATCTGGTGATCGTGATCGGGCTGGCCGCCTTGGTGATCGGCAATGCCCGCATTCACGGTTGGCCCGATCCCTATGGAATCGCGTTGCTGGTCGGCGCCGGGCTGACCTGGGCGATCTACACCTTGCTGTTTCGCAGCAGCGGTCTGACGTCGCTGCAGGCCGGCGCACTGATCTGCTTCTGGTCGGCGGTGATTTACGTACCGCTCTATCTGTGGTTCGGCCTGTCGCGACTTGGGAGCGCGTCGCTGCCTGAACTGGCGTTCCAACTCATCTATCAGGGCGTGCTGATGAGCGTCGTGGCGACTATTGCCTTCAACAGGGCCGTGACCCTGCTGGGAGCAGCCGCGGCCACCGCGATCATTGCCTTGCTGCCGGTGATCGTCACGACACTGGCGGTCCCGGTGCTCGGCGAAATCCCGTCGTGGTTAGGGGCATTGCCGTCGTTGTCATCGCGGCCGGCGTGTTCATGGCCGCGCGTCCGGCACCGGCCGACCCGTCATCTTCGCGCAGCGCCATTCAAAGCGAGAACTGACATGATCCGCTTCTATTTCCATACGTCGCCGAACACCGCATAA